Part of the Falco naumanni isolate bFalNau1 chromosome 3, bFalNau1.pat, whole genome shotgun sequence genome is shown below.
CTGCGGATAGCCAGCACAGACGTTGTGCGTGTGGATGGCCCCTCTGTACCACCGGCTGCTGTTACAGACGTTGACATCAATGAGGCGGACctgggcctcctgcagcacatccGTTGATCGTCCAGCTGTGAGCACAGGAAGGAAttagcaagcagcagctcactggcacttctcctcccctgcctggcGGAATCCCTTGCCTCGCCCGCGCTTGGCTTTGCATCCTGAGAGGCGTTATAGCGGCATTTCCCTTCCGCCTTGCTCTGGGGAAAGGGCTCAGGCCCATCTCTCAAGAGGCATACGTCCCCGCAGCCTGACTGGGGCTCTGGCCTCTGCTGTCAGGAAGCCCAAGCAATGGCCCCGAGCGTGCCAAGCTTGCGCTCGGCACACGAGTACTTCCGCGGTACTCACATCTTGCAGTCGTGGCACCCCAGCCGCTGATGTAGCAGTTTTTCAGCTGCGAGACTCTCAGCGAGGCATCAGGCACGCAGGCAAGCTGAACGTAGGCGTTGCACTTCACAGGCTGGTCCAGCTCCAGCAAGGCAATGTCGTTGCTCTGCGTGATGTTACTGTAGCCTTGGTGAAGGAGCAGCCGCTTGATGTTGCGCACCTGGGCCTCAGGGCCCAGCTGAGTCAGCCGGGTGGCACCGATCACCACGCGCCACATGGTGATGTAGCTGGAAGGCAAATGGGGAGAGGACtcagagggagcacagccacgtgctgcagcagcccagcagttgccctgccttctgcttgcCGAGGGAGAGAGGATAGCAGCGCTCGGGAGGGTGGGACTGGCCTCGTGTGCCTCAGGCTCAAGGAGCACCCAGGCCCTGGGCGTCCTGCGAGGAAACGGGGCGGGAGTAGCCCGTGCTGCTGCGCACGGGGCAAGCGCTAGTGTTGTGGGGCTATGCGCGTTCCCGGCGACGCCTTACCTGGCCTCGATGAAGCAGTGGGCTGCTGTCAGGACCCACTGTGCGCTGATGAGGGAGCCTCCGCAGGTATGACCCGTGCCCGCTTGCCAGGGGTTCTGGATGCTGACGATCCAGGGCCAGGCCCCTGCCTGGGCATCTGTGCCACCCACAACGCGCGACATGCCATATGGAAAAGCCGTGGGCCGGAGCCCGCAGGTCCCTCTGTAAAGAGAAACTCCTTAGTGTCCTGCTGGATGGCTGGCACCCCTACGGCTCACGGTCAGCcgtcttccctccccacaaggcgctgcctggccagcagggctggggaagcctGTGGGGCACGCGTGTGTCCACACCCTGCCTCTTTCTGCTTTAGCCCCGTAGGTGAGTACTGCCAACAGCCTGCGTGCTGGCAAGGAAATGAGCCTCCCACActggctgccctccagccaAGCCCACAAGGGCTTGCCCAAGCTCCCTCCCAGAGCCTCGGGCCACTTACCCACAGCTGTCCCATGTGCCGTACGCAGGACAgcacatggccagcaggacgaggaggaggagcagcaaatCCATCCCTGCCAGTGACACGTGGCAGCTGCAAGGAGGAGGGCTTGTCACCGCCAGTGCAGCCGCCAACATACTGCCCCCTGAACTCGCGTTGCCCAGGATGCCCTTGGCCCCGGGGGTGATGTCACAGAGTGGCTGGTTGCCACGGGGCTGGGCGTGGTGGCctctgcggggaggggggggcaaCAGGAGGGGTTCCAAGCAGGAcgggaggcaggagctgggatcGCACAGCCCCCACAGAGCCCCACGGAATGCTCCCTTTGCGCGATGAGGGTGGGCAGGCCCcgtggcaggcagcagcgccTGGCTCCCGGCTCTGCCTGCTAACAGCTCACAGGAAAAACCAAGCGTGGCGTCGCTACCTCTTTGCGAAGGTCACTGCCGCCCTGCTCTCGGCAGCCCTTTGCCACCTGCTCCTTCCCAATAAAGAGACACACAACAGAGAACGCAACCACTAGAGGCAGCACGCGCGTGCTTGGCTCTTGAAGAGACACTCTTTTGATGGTCGTGGCAGGCAAGCAATGACGGGCAAGCCAAAGAAGCCAAGCCTAGCCCAGCAGTGCCAACCTTCCTTcacacagcacagggaaaggcaCACGCAGCACATCTCTGGGTTGGATTGCGGTTCTGGACCAACACTGAAGAGGGCAGTTGTGGCACCTGCTACGCACGGCCGAGGACGTACAATCAGAACGCCAAAGAAGGCGCCTTCGAAGTCCAATGCTGTAAAACAGACATTAGAATCACCTGTCGCTGTTAACAAAGCGGGAGGATTAGGCAGCACCGGGTGTTGGTCAATCGCTATTTGATTAACAGCCCTTAGATGTTGTACTACATGCTGCTCCTGGGCATGTGGCTTTGCAACAACCCCTGTTTTAGGCAATTATGACTTCTAGGCTCCAGTCCGAGCCAGGATTCCAACTTCATAGGGTACTGGTTTTGTCTTAGCGGCTTCGCTCCCGGTTTCAATTCCACActtcctggtgctgctgggctgagcaaCCCCCTGgcccaaggcagctgctgccgtGTGGACACAAGCTCTGCCACCTAGGAGGGTCCCAGTGTGCAGGGCTTTTCGGATGGCAGCAAGGCGGTCACAGGCCATGACGCTCAGAAGTAAAGACTCTGCACGGAGAGAGTTCAAGCTGAAAATCATTCGGTAAATATGCAGACCTTGCAACTGGTGCTTCAGCACTTGTGTTTAACGGACTGACTAACAAGGACACTACGGTCTGCACGTGTCGATACCGATCGACTAGCTACGTTGTAAGCAAGAACTATGTTGTCTGCAAGATGTACGAGCCGGGAAGAGAACCAGTGCAACCTGGTTCTGCGCTTGCTGGTGTGGACTCCTCAGCACTGCGCGCCAAAGGGAAAAGTACATCCTGAGGAAGGGTGCGAGCCTTCCTCCCAGAGAGCCCAGCCCAGGACCAGCAGGTGTCAACGCACCCGCGCCAGAGTGAGGAGGCTTATGATACTGAGTTCCTGGACCGAATGGTAATAACCCCGCCTTTTCTTGGGAATCTAATGAATACGTATGCTTCTGTGTAATAGGGATCTGCTTACTTAAGCCTTGGGTGTGCAAGTgaggaggagcgatcccccttgCAGCCGGAGCCCCGATAAACATGCCTGCTTGATAACCCTCCTTGAGTTGTAGAGTTTGATTCCGCACGTCAGCACCGATCAAGAAGGCTACAAAGACCTGTGCAGCACATGCCGAGTAGGAGATGGCCccgtgtcctggtttcagctgggatggagttaactttcttcttcgTAGCTAgtgaagtgctgtgttttggctatgatgtgagaacaatgttgttAGCTGCACTGATGTTTTCGGTTGTTGCTGCCTGGCGTTTCTGCTAAGTCAAGgcctttttggtttcttgggccttgccagccagagtgctggaggggcacaagagactgggaagggacacagccaggtcagctgacgTGAAGCAGCCACAGAGGTATTCCGTCCCGtgggacgtcatgcttggtatagaaacttggagggttagctGGCGGGGGGATTcttgctcagggactggctgggcatcggtcagcgggtggtgagcagttgtactgtgcatcatttcctttttttccttctcccttccttttgattttacccttttcccccacctttccatcctaatcgttattgttgttgttgttgttgttattcttcTTCTTGGTATTGTTACTGTTGTTCTTCACTCTTTCTTCTGTCTAaattattacattgttcttatctcaaccctccagctttacattgctttctggttctcctccccacccctccgggtgggggggagtgcgcaagtggctgcatggcgTTTGGTTGCCGGTAGCGtttggttgccagccggggttaaaccgCGACACAGGATGGAAATGAAGTCTGTGGCATATGTGGGGCTCGAAGGCAAGCTCCTTCCCCAAATCCTCAGCGCAACCCTTGGGTCTTTCTAGACGCGTCTGTCCTGGGTCATGAGAGTCCAGTTTCAGGGTCACTTGTGGCTCATCCACAAGCGCAGCGGGATCCCACCAGGAGCTGGCCAAAGACGTTCTGTgtttccagctcctttccccaAGCCCTCCAGGGCGTGATGACCTGTGTTCCCTTCCTCCAGTgcagcctccccctcctccctgagcAGGCCCACTTTCAGCCCTTTGCAGGGACTCTTTCCCTTTGTGCCCGCCttgtctgcctgcagcctgcctcgCTTGGCAGGTGCCGGGCGTGGAAGTCCTTGCCTCGCACAGGAGACTGACTTGAGCTGAAGCCTGGTTTGCTGTGAGCACcgaaacattttatttcaagcatgTGGTCAGCCTCATCAGGTGTGTGCATCCCGAGGCACGGgcgcagggcagagcagccctttgACGCTGAGGTGGCCTTTGCATCGGCAGGCATTGCCCCAAAGGAAACGGTGgtggcacactgcagcctgccctgcgtGCCGtttgtcctgctgctcacaCCGTTTTTCCCCTTAGgtactgcaggagctcctgcagccggctaaagaagtccagcagcttctggactGGAAATGGGCAGGAGCCgccccactgtgctgctgtgggcctTGGCCTCGCAACGGGGCTTGAGGTGGTGACAAAATGACTCCAAGCGCGTGCTGTTGGAGTAGCCCTCACTGCTGGGCGCAGGCCCATCTGTAGCAGGATCCAGTCGTAGAAGTGCTGAGTGGAGGTGTAAACTCcgggctgcctggctctggcacagcctCTCCCCCAGCTGGTGACACCAACAAGCCAGAAGTAGTCTGCACTGCTGTCTTGGCAGACGAGAGGCCCaccgctgtccccctgcagaggaggagagaggacaaAGGGGTTGTTGGGTGGCCACCGTCAGCACGGGGGTTGGCTCCTTCTCTCTGACGGCACCTGCCGGAGCTGTGTTCCCTGCAGAGCGAGGCTGTGTCGAGCGAGCCTTGCCTGGGAAGGGGTGGTGGGCTTGTAAGGTGGGGCTGGCTCTCCTCACTGCACGGGGATGGTGGGTGTGTGGGAGAGAGCTGTGGCAGGCTTGGGATGGGGAGCCATGGTCTGCCAAGAACACTAGGAGGGCTTTCTGGGCAGAGCGCCATGCCTCTGGGACAAGAGGGGCACTGGGCAGGGGCCTGCCGATGGGGAAGGGGGTATAAGCCCCCCCGGCGGTGGGGACCTGAAGTGGGAGGGGCACTGGCCAGGCCAAGCACATGCCGGGCCATGTTGGCGTAGTTGCGTGTggcggggctgcctgtgctATGGGGCTTGGCTCGTAGCACGCTCCTACCTGGCAGGTGTCAATGCCGCCCTGCGGATAGCCAGCACAGACGTTGTGCGTGTGGATGGCCCCTCTGTACCACCGGCTGCTGTTACAGACGTTGACATCAATGAGGCGGACctgggcctcctgcagcacatccGTTGATCGTCCAGCTGTGAGCACAGGAAGGAAttagcaagcagcagctcactggcacttctcctcccctgcctggcGGAATCCCTTGCCTCGCCCGCGCTTGGCTTTGCATCCTGAGAGGCGTTATAGCGGCATTTTCCTTCCGCCTTGCTCTGGGGGAAAGGGCTCAGGCCCATCTCTCAAGAGGCATACGTCCCCGCAGCCTGACTGGGGCTCTGGCCTCTGCTGTCAGGAAGCCCAAGCAATGGCCCCGAGCGTGCCAAGCTTGCGCTCGGCACACGAGTACTTCCGCGGTACTCACATCTTGCAGTCGTGGCACCCCAGCCGCTGATGTAGCAGTTTTTCAGCTGCGAGACTCTCAGCGAGGCATCAGGCACGCAGGCAAGCTGAACGTAGGCGTTGCACTGCACAGGCTGGTCCAGCTCCAGCAAGGCAATGTCGTTGCTCTGCGTGATGTTACTGTAGCCTTGGTGAAGGAGCAGCCGCTTGATGTTGCGCACCTGGGCCTCAGGGCCCAGCTGAGTCAGCTGGGTGGCACCGATCACCACGCGCCACATGGTGATGTAGCTGGAAGGCAAATGGGGAGAGGACtcagagggagcacagccacgtgctgcagcagcccagcagttgccctgccttctgcttgcCGAGGGAGAGAGGATAGCAGCGCTCGGGAGGGTGGGACTGGCCTCGTGTGCCTCAGGCTCAAGGAGCACCCAGGCCCTGGGCGTCCTGCGAGGAAACGGGGCGGGGAGTAGCCCGTGCTGCTGCGCACGGGGGCAAGCGCTAGTGTTGTGGGGCTATGCGCGTTCCCGGCGATGCCTTACCTGGCCTCGATGAAGCAGTGGGCTGCTGTCAGGACCCACTGTGCGCTGATGAGGGAGCCTCCGCAGGTATGACCCGTGCCCGCTTGCCAGGGGTTCTGGATGCTGACGATCCAGGGCCAGGCCCCTGCCTGGGCATCTGTGCCACCCACAACGCGCGACATGCCATATGGAAAAGCCGTGGGCCGGAGCCCGCAGGTCCCTCTGTAAAGAGAAACTCCTTAGTGTCCTGCTGGATGGCTGGCACCCCTACGGCTCACGGTCAGCcgtcttccctccccacaaggcgctgcctggccagcagggctggggaagcctGTGGGGCACGCGTGTGTCCACACCCTGCCTCTTTCTGCTTTAGCCCCGTAGGTGAGTACTGCCAACAGCCTGCGTGCTGGCAAGGAAATGAGCCTCCCACActggctgccctccagccaAGCCCACAAGGGCTTGCCCAAGCTCCCTCCCAGAGCCTCGGGCCACTTACCCACAGCTGTCCCATGTGCCGTACGCAGGACAGcacagggccagcaggacgaggaggaggagcagcaaatCCATCCCTGCCAGTGACACGTGGCAGCTGCAAGGAGGAGGGCTTGTCACCGCCAGTGCAGCCGCCAACATACTGCCCCCTGAACTCGCGTTGCCCAGGATGCCCTTGGCCCCGGGGGTGATGTCACAGAGTGGCTGGTTGCCACGGGGCTGGGCGTGGTGGCctctgcggggaggggggggcaaCAGGAGGGGTTCCAAGCAGGAcgggaggcaggagctgggatcGCACAGCCCCCACAGAGCCCCGCGGAATGCTCCCTTTGCGCGATGAGGGTGGGCAGGCCCcgtggcaggcagcagcgccTGGCTCCCGGCTCTGCCTGCTAACAGCTCACAGGAAAAACCAAGCGTGGCGTCGCTACCTCTTTGTGAAGGTCACTGCCGCCCTGCTCTCGGCAGCCCTTTGCCACCTGCTCCTTCCCAATAAAGAGACACACAACAGAGAACGCAACCACTAGAGGCAGCACGCGCGTGCTTGGCTCTTGAAGAGACACTCTTTTGATGGTCGTGGCAGGCAAGCAATGACGGGCAAGCCAAAGAAGCCAAGCCTAGCCCAGCAGTGCCAACCTTCCTTCACgcagcacagggaaaggcaCACGCAGCACATCTCTGGGTTGGATTGCGGTTCTGGACCAACACTGAAGAGGGCAGTTGTGGCACCTGCTACGCACGGCCGAGGACGTACAATCAGAACGCCAAAGAAGGCGCCTTCGAAGTCCAATGCTGTAAAACAGACATTAGAATCACCTGTCGCTGTTAACAAAGCGGGAGGATTAGGCAGCACCGGGTGTTGGTCAATCGCTATTTGATTAACAGCCCTTAGATGTTGTACTACATGCTGCTCCTGGGCATGTGGCTTTGCAACAACCCCTGTTTTAGGCAATTATGACTTCTAGGCTCCAGTCCGAGCCAGGATTCCAACTTCATAGGGTACTGGTTTTGTCTTAGCGGCTTCGCTCCCGGTTTCAATTCCACActtcctggtgctgctgggctgagcaaCCCCCTGgcccaaggcagctgctgccgtGTGGACACAAGCTCTGCCACCTAGGAGGGTCCCAGTGTGCAGGGCTTTTCGGATGGCAGCAAGGCGGTCACAGGCCATGATGCTCAGAAGTAAAGACTCTGCACGGAGAGAGttcaagctgaaaatatttcGGTAAATACGCAGACCTTGCAACTGGTGCTTCAGCACTTGTGTTTAACGGACTGACTAACAAGGACACTACGGTCTGCACGTGTCGATACCGATCGACTAGCTACGTTGTAAGCAAGAACTATGTTGTCTGCAAGATGTACGAGCCGGGAAGAGAACCAGTGCAACCTGGTTCTGCGCTTGCTGGTGTGGACTCCTCAGCACTGCGCGCCAAAGGGAAAAGTACATCCTGAGGAAGGGTGCGAGCCTTCCTCCCAGAGAGCCCAGCCCAGGACCAGCAGGTGTCAACGCACCCGCGCCAGAGTGAGGAGGCTTATGATACTGAGTTCCTGGACCGAATGGTAATAACCCCGCCTTTTCTTGGGAATCTAATGAATACGTATGCTTCTGTGTAATAGGGATCTGCTTACTTAAGCCTTGGGTGTGCAAGTgaggaggagcgatcccccttgCAGCCGGAGCCCCGATAAACATGCCTGCTTGATAACCCTCCTTGAGTTGTAGAGTTTGATTCCGCACGTCAGCACCGATCAAGAAGGCTACAAAGACCTGTGCAGCACATGCCGAGTAGGAGATGGCCccgtgtcctggtttcagctgggatggagttaactttcttcttcgTAGCTAgtgaagtgctgtgttttggctatgatgtgagaacaatgttggtagCTGCACTGATGTTTTCGGTTGTTGCTGCCTGGCGTTTCTGCTAAGTCAAGgcctttttggtttcttgggccttgccagccagagtgctggaggggcacaagagactgggaagggacacagccaggtcagctgacgTGAAGCAGCCACAGAGGTATTCCGTCCCGtgggacgtcatgcttggtatagaaacttggagggttagctGGCGGGGGGATTcttgctcagggactggctgggcatcggtcagcgggtggtgagcagttgtactgtgcatcatttcctttttttccttctcccttccttttgattttacccttttcccccacctttccatcctaatcgttactgttgttgttgttgttgttattcttcTTCTTGGTATTGTTACTGTTGTTCTTCACTCTTTCTTCTGTCTAaattattacattgttcttatctcaaccctccagctttacattgctttctggttctcctccccacccctccgggtgggggggagtgcgcaagtggctgcatggcgTTTGGTTGCCGGTAGCGtttggttgccagccggggttaaaccgCGACACAGGATGGAAATGAAGTCTGTGGCATATGTGGGGCTCGAAGGCAAGCTCCTTCCCCAAATCCTCAGCGCAACCCTTGGGTCTTTCTAGACGCGTCTGTCCTGGGTCATGAGAGTCCAGTTTCAGGGTCACTTGTGGCTCATCCACAAGCGCAGCGGGATCCCACCAGGAGCTGGCCAAAGACGTTCTGTgtttccagctcctttccccaAGCCCTCCAGGGCGTGATGACCTGTGTTCCCTTCCTCCAGTgcagcctccccctcctccctgagcAGGCCCACTTTCAGCCCTTTGCAGGGACTCTTTCCCTTTGTGCCCGCCttgtctgcctgcagcctgcctcgCTTGGCAGGTGCCGGGCGTGGAAGTCCTTGCCTCGCACAGGAGACTGACTTGAGCTGAAGCCTGGTTTGCTGTGAGCACcgaaacattttatttcaagcatgTGGTCAGCCTCATCAGGTGTGTGCATCCCGAGGCACGGgcgcagggcagagcagccctttgACGCTGAGGTGGCCTTTGCATCGGCAGGCATTGCCCCAAAGGAAACGGTGgtggcacactgcagcctgccctgcgtGCCGtttgtcctgctgctcacaCCGTTTTTCCCCTTAGgtactgcaggagctcctgcagccggctaaagaagtccagcagcttctggactGGAAATGGGCAGGAGCCgccccactgtgctgctgtgggcctTGGCCTCGCAACGGGGCTTGAGGTGGTGACAAAATGACTCCAAGCGCGTGCTGTTGGAGTAGCCCTCACTGCTGGGCGCAGGCCCATCTGTAGCAGGATCCAGTCGTAGAAGTGCTGAGTGGAGGTGTAAACTCcgggctgcctggctctggcacagcctCTCCCCCAGCTGGTGACACCAACAAGCCAGAAGTAGTCTGCACTGCTGTCTTGGCAGACGAGAGGCCCaccgctgtccccctgcagaggaggagagaggacaaAGGGGTTGTTGGGTGGCCACCGTCAGCACGGGGGTTGGCTCCTTCTCTCTGACGGCACCTGCCGGAGCTGTGTTCCCTGCAGAGCGAGGCTGTGTCGAGCGAGCCTTgcctgggaagggctggtgggCTTGTAAGGTGGGGCTGGCTCTCCTCACTGCACGGGGATGGTGGGTGTGTGGGAGAGAGCTGTGGCAGGCTTGGGATGGGGAGCCATGGTCTGCCAAGAACACTAGGAGGGCTTTCTGGGCAGAGCGCCATGCCTCTGGGACAAGAGGGGCGCTGGGCAGGGGCCTGCCGATGGGGAAGGGGGTATAAGCCCCCCCGGCGGTGGGGACCTGAAGTGGGAGGGGCACTGGCCAGGCCAAGCACATGCCGGGCCATGTTGGCGTAGTTGCGTGTggcggggctgcctgtgctACGGGGCTTGGCTCATAGCACGCTCCTACCTGGCAGGTGTCAATGCCGCCCTGCGGATAGCCAGCACAGACGTTGTGCGTGTGGATGGCCCCTCTGTACCACCGGCTGCTGTTACAGACGTTGACATCAATGAGGTGGACctgggcctcctgcagcacatccGTTGATCGTCCAGCTGTGAGCACAGGAAGGAAttagcaagcagcagctcactggcacttctcctcccctgcctggcGGAATCCCTTGCCTCGCCCGCGCTTGGCTTTGCATCCTGAGAGGCGTTATAGCGGCATTTCCCTTCCGCCTTGCTCTGGGGAAAGGGCTCAGGCCCATCTCTCAAGAGGCATACATCCCCGCAGCCTGACTGGGGCTCTGGCCTCTGCTGTCAGGAAGCCCAAGCAATGGCCCCGAGCGTGCCAAGCTTGCGCTCGGCACACGAGTACTTCCGCGGTACTCACATCTTGCAGTCGTGGCACCCCAGCCGCTGATGTAGCAGTTTTTCAGCTGCGAGACTCTCAGCGAGGCATCAGGCACGCAGGCAAGCTGAACGTAGGCGTTGCACTGCACAGGCTGGTCCAGCTCCAGCAAGGCAATGTCGTTGCTCTGCGTGATGTTACTGTAGCCTTGGTGAAGGAGCAGCCGCTTGATGTTGCGCACCTGGGCCTCAGGGCCCAGCTGAGTCAGCCGGGGTGGCACCGATCACCACGCGCCACATGGTGATGTAGCTGGAAGGCAAATGGGGAGAGGACtcagagggagcacagccacgtgctgcagcagcccagcagttgccctgccttctgcttgcCGAGGGAGAGAGGATAGCAGCGCTCGGGAGGGTGGGACTGGCCTCGCGTGCCTCAGGCTCAGGGAGCACCCAGGCCCTGGGCGTCCTGCGAGGAAACGGGGCGGGAGTAGCCCGTGCTGCTGCGCACGGGGGCAAGCGCTAGTGTTGTGGGGCTATGCGCGTTCCCGGCGACGCCTTACCTGGCCTCGATGAAGCAGTGGGCTGCTGTCAGGACCCACTGTGCGCTGATGAGGGAGCCTCCGCAGGTATGACCCGTGCCCCGCTTGCCAGGGGTTCTGGATGCTGACGATCCAGGGCCAGGCCCCTGCCTGGGCATCTGTGCCACCCACAACGCGCGACATGCCATATGGAAAAGCCGTGGGCCGGAGCCCGCAGGTCCCTCTGTAAAGAGAAACTCCTTAGTGTCCTGCTGGATGGCTGGCACCCCTACGGCTCACGGTCAGCcgtcttccctccccacaaggcgctgcctggccagcagggctggggaagcctGTGGGGCACGCGTGTGTCCACACCCTGCCTCTTTCTGCTTTAGCCCCGTAGGTGAGTACTGCCAACAGCCTGCGTGCTGGCAAGGAAATGAGCCTCCCACActggctgccctccagccaAGCCCACAAGGGCTTGCCCAAGCTCCCTCCCAGAGCCTCGGGCCACTTACCCACAGCTGTCCCATGTGCCGTACGCAGGACAgcacatggccagcaggacgaggaggaggagcagcaaatCCATCC
Proteins encoded:
- the LOC121084402 gene encoding acrosin-like — its product is MSRVVGGTDAQAGAWPWIVSIQNPWQAGTGHTCGGSLISAQWVLTAAHCFIEASYITMWRVVIGATRLTQLGPEAQVRNIKRLLLHQGYSNITQSNDIALLELDQPVKCNAYVQLACVPDASLRVSQLKNCYISGWGATTARSGRSTDVLQEAQVRLIDVNVCNSSRWYRGAIHTHNVCAGYPQGGIDTCQGDSGGPLVCQDSSADYFWLVGVTSWGRGCARARQPGVYTSTQHFYDWILLQMGLRPAVRATPTARAWSHFVTTSSPVARPRPTAAQWGGSCPFPVQKLLDFFSRLQELLQYLRGKTV
- the LOC121084409 gene encoding acrosin-like; translated protein: MLAAALAVTSPPPCSCHVSLAGMDLLLLLLVLLALCCPAYGTWDSCGGTCGLRPTAFPYGMSRVVGGTDAQAGAWPWIVSIQNPWQAGTGHTCGGSLISAQWVLTAAHCFIEASYITMWRVVIGATQLTQLGPEAQVRNIKRLLLHQGYSNITQSNDIALLELDQPVQCNAYVQLACVPDASLRVSQLKNCYISGWGATTARSGRSTDVLQEAQVRLIDVNVCNSSRWYRGAIHTHNVCAGYPQGGIDTCQGDSGGPLVCQDSSADYFWLVGVTSWGRGCARARQPGVYTSTQHFYDWILLQMGLRPAVRATPTARAWSHFVTTSSPVARPRPTAAQWGGSCPFPVQKLLDFFSRLQELLQYLRGKTV